AGGCGAATATCGTTCAAAATCGCATACATCGTATTATTGCAAATATACGTTCCGGCTGTATTGGATACCGTAGCTGGAATTCCCGCTTCCTTCAACCGGTTGACCATCAAACGGATGGGAAGGGTTGAAAACAGTCCGTCCGGTCCGTCAGCGTCTATGGGCTCGTCTTGAGGTCTTACACCCCGATTATCCGAAATCGTCGATTCCGGCGGTATATCCTTGATATTAATGGCGATCCGTTCCGGTGTAATGGCGGTCCGTCCACCCGCTACGCCGCAGGCAATGACCGCATCGGGCTCGTATGCCTTCATCTGTTGCAGCAGTATTTCCGCACACTCATCATAATGTACGGGAAGCAGCAGCGTTCTGATCTCTGCACCGGGGAAGGATTCGTGCTTGATCTCCTCAACCAGTCTCTCCGTTGGATTGATAGAGCTTCCGCCAAATGGTTCAAAGCCTGAAATTAATATTTTTAGCATATATCATATCTCCTGTACTCGTTTATGTAAGCTGCCGGGTCACAAAAATAGCATCCTAACTTTTATTATAACAGCGCTTGAACGCTTATGC
Above is a window of Paenibacillus sp. FSL K6-1330 DNA encoding:
- a CDS encoding pyroglutamyl-peptidase I, producing the protein MLKILISGFEPFGGSSINPTERLVEEIKHESFPGAEIRTLLLPVHYDECAEILLQQMKAYEPDAVIACGVAGGRTAITPERIAINIKDIPPESTISDNRGVRPQDEPIDADGPDGLFSTLPIRLMVNRLKEAGIPATVSNTAGTYICNNTMYAILNDIRLKQKSAIGGFVHFPASIEMAVEKPSLPTLSHETMLKGLRIIVQATMDELNGRA